The genome window GCCCTTTAGAAGAAGCCGAGGTAAGGGTGGGGTGGGGGGGTTGCGGGGGAGGTGCGGGTGGGGTGCGATGGGGTGGGTTTTTTGGATGGGATGGGAGGTGAAGAGATTGGAGGAGAGGGAAAAGGTGGGTCAGTTGGGAAGATGggtctaagtttttttttttcaaatagggtaaattatgataatatttttaatgcataaatttttttttgccacgtggcacaaatttggcagtcacgtggcacaaatgtggtagcCACGTCAACTCTTAACGgaccaatggatggaaaatgtaactgatgtattatattgaaataaaatagtacgtgaggtatgaaaatgaattttctttaaagatgttgtatgaggttgcaacAAACTTCAAACCAGAggtggtaaaatgtaatttacccattataaatttcattttttggcactaatattaaaataataaattattccACTTCCCAAGACAGCAAAATAATATGTAGGCACAATTACATATTTGTgcctttattttattataaaacgTCAACACTCTTTAACTAATTTTTCTATAGAAGATTTCAAACAAGGTTGCTCCATACACTtgagtttctttttaatttgatcAAGTTCTACATAATTGAGAACAAGGGCTAGTGACGTCGTGAGTGGGCTGAAGAGGTAATAATAGAGGTTCGCAACAGAATTTACACAAAAGTGTCCAGAAAAGGGAAACCAAGTGCTTGGGGTTGCTTTGCGGATGAACCAGGAATTATTACTGAGCAGCGAAGCATTCTTCGAAAAGTAAAGCTCTCCAGGAAGCTTATGAAGCTTAAAAACAAGTTATTACTACTACAGAATAAAAAATGACTTGTATGATGCATGAGGCAAATGAGAAAGCagaaaagttgaaaaaaaaaatagcaaggaGAAAGCAtagaatgacacaccccgacctagaatGTCCACCTAGACACCCGAATCGCGATATGTTGGCCGACACTTGGaaagtgacgaagccataaggtGTAGTgttgtgaaaaatgtgaataaatttaaacctaaaagtgactaaATATAAAAGTGTGCTATgagtgggaatgaacccatttcacatgtgatATCAGAGCATAGATAAATTGCAGTAAATAGGAGTGAGAACATTTATACCGAAAGGAGAAGTCTCCTTCATAATAGCTTTTGCCACTATCCTCGTCGCCACGAACACTCTGCCATTAAAATCCTAGAGGGGCAataaaaaacaagggtgagtgggccaaaaaataaagttttataagaaacgtttttgaaaacattataacctctcgccgtaaaacaagtatagtttccaaaatatacttactacgtatagtataaaaatacttaccatagcctgcaaaatctcaagaattcattACGGCACAATATCTCGTAACTAAGGGCAGGacatccaaaatcacaaaatcttaACAATAATATAAGTAAAATCAGGTGCTCATCAATATTTACTAGCACACGAGTTAGAGTCGCCTAATGCGACATGTacaacaagactgggtgtaatcataatatacgctctagtactacaatcatgtgaagactaGCACTATTCGtaatcacctacgagtcggagttgcctaatgaaACATGTACGACAGGAccggcacctacttggatccaaggctaGCATGTGGTGTAGAGGTGAACATATACATGAAAGACTGGCCTTGGGCCTGGGCgagtgatgagtagattttatattatatattttaccctaatcttagtatattttggtcaatattttggaagaattttgatactttgaattgcatttctaatataggactttcgacttcttctggagcaaaacatgaccaaatggacaaattttggagtaattccaattggaggacgttcgtgagtcacttagcttgatcgtatcaaaatctGGGATTTTTCTACCagcgagcactaacaccggtgtgcagcaatgatgagcaAACTACATAAATATAAGCATGCCACAGTGATTCGATAGTTCTAATCAACATACTAACATTCATAGTCGTAGGTGTAATCATAGCATCAAAGATTAGAagcatacatgtgcatcccgtaggatgtagcatatttcataaatttcgtcatttcgctaattcttataaacCTTAGTCTAATCCAGGCGTAcgtaagaaattatttttttaatgcataaatggaaactatcaatcacacacacacacacacacacacacacacacacactataaaaaggaaaagacccactcacctgaagtTTGCACTATAACTCCCTAGTACGAATATCGAGGCATCATGAACGATCGTCGCCtaaaacaaatatcaaatcacatcttataatttttatcaatagaacacataacttacataaaacacatctccaaggacgttctagaatgatttgaaacccattgaccaaaagtcaatcgTCGGTCGAAGGTCGACGGTAAGGTCCACAACCCTATGTAACTCGATCCAGAAGATCCGCACCTCGGATTTCCAATCCGTGACTTTCCAAGAGTTTCAAtgagcttctagaacaacatcttAAAATTTCGgaacgatccaacagtcggatctcAGCCAATCGCTAAAATTAAGTAGAGGTCGACGTTTagatttacaaacttagaaaaccCATCCGGGAAGATCCATCAGTTAGATTCCCAATCCATTAGTTCATTatatccttaaatattatgtactattacgtattaaagtttggtgacgatccaataaTCAGATCGTCGATTGTTATAATTTCAAGTAGCGGACCTTAATGAAATTATACCCAAACAATGGAATTCCATCAATCTGATGTCTAATATGAAATTGGGGCACCCATTTTAGTCTAGGGAGGTCAAATGGTGTCTTTGCCCACGCGCCGCCGTAGGTGGCGGTTGGCCGGCCTGACTTGTCAGAAAAtttaactatttccaaaaattaccaaatttcacaaaaatgaagatctcaatgtgGGGAGCAATTTTCATACctatggccaagtccaatttgatcGAGAAAAGCTCCAATTCCACTCAaacccgtcggaaaccctaAGGTGGGTGTTTTTCGATTCAACTTCCTCGGTGTTCCAATGCCCTTACAACTAGTTAGGTCTTGTTCTTGGGTCCAAGGGGAGTTGATTAGGGGTGGTAGTGGGTTGTGAAACTTGCCAAAACAGTGGAATCGCCATCAAGAACCATCGAGTTCTTCTGTGAGGTTCTACACGATTTTGGACCTAAAACCCTTCGAATTTGGGTGGAGATGGTAGATGGGAAGTTGTGGAAGATGTTGTAGGTGTTGGATGGTAGTGAATCGATGGAAAAATGGCAGAATCCGTCAAAATTTGGTTGGGTTGGTGTGTGGGTGTACGGTCGAAGGGAAGGCTGAGAGCTTCCTCTCTCCTCCCCTAATTGGCTGCTCCTTTTATTTTTGATTAGGCAACCCCCaatccctcatttctctcatctTCTTTCCACCTCAGCCACACACATGGCACAAGATGATGCTCCAATAAAAATCAACTTATTTGCCTTAAGGGCATATTCGTAATTTcacttatttaaaaaaaattaatagaatcataaaattagggacgggttgtcacatagAAAGACTTAAGGCCAAACAATAGGAGAATTTGAGGTTGGCAAAGGTGCAAATGACTGAGCAATTTAAGGCCATGTCGGCACGTGTGGGCATCAACATTGATGCATTTGGTTGGGTGCTTCTCAATGTACTTCAACTCAGCAACAAGGGTGTGGAAGCTCACATGCTCAGAAGCGTTTGGATTAAGGATGTCAATGGGGCGGATCGGTTTCAGATGTGCCATCCCAAAACCCGAACTCGTTTATTTTCTCCAAACACAAAACCGAAGAATCCCCAAACAGATTTTTCCTATAACCGAACCCATCAGATAACAAATTTATCATTGGGTAACGGTTTTCCCTATTATCTGAAGTATGTATAATCATCCATCACCTACTAAATTTACTTACCCTTCTAGTTGTGGACAACACATTAACCCTAGCGAGTGAGGGGCTTTGTGTTTCAAATAAATGCCACTCCATTTAGTTGTGAATATTGAATGCTAATGCACTTTCCATGATGCATGCATATTATTAAGGAATTGGATCCCATCCAGATCCAttttgtggggatcctagggatcctcacatcttagctattcatcgtgtatcgtgcggttagaaattatttgacttttttatttaaaattaaacacaaatagtatctgacaaaaactgactgcacaatatacgatgaacggctaGAATGTGGGGATCCCTAAGATCCACACAAAGtgaatccggagaggatcctcttccattACTTAATTCTAGATATTAACTATAAACTATTGAATGCTAATGCACTTTCCATGGATtcagatcctctctggatcccttCACTAGGGATCCTGGGGATCAATGCATAGTAACCGTTAATCAAAGATTGTGCGAccacaatttttatttttttttcaatttttttcacctAAAACGAGACTgcttacttttaaaaatataaaaagcattCAATTATGACTACACGATTTTTTATGAATGATTACTATGCATTGATCTCTAGGGGATCCAAAGAGGATCTAAATCCACTTTCCATGATGCATGCATGCTGCTGTGTACTTAATTCTAGATATTAACTATTAACTATTTATACTCTTAATCATATAATGCCTATAATTACTAGCACATATTTTCATGTATAATAATGTTTAATTATTGGTAACATATTTAATAATGCATGATTAATGATAAGTTTGGTAAATTGTTTCtctatataataaatatttgtattttttgttaCAAAATTAAATCGGTTCAGTTCTGGGTATAGGTTTGGGGTGGATACACCAATAATCATAACCGAATCTAAAATTGAAAGATATACCCTACGGTTACCCATAATTGTAAAATACCCAAAAATTAATCCCAAAACCGAACCATTCAGATCGGTTACCTATGGTGATCCGGTTTGACAGGTGAAATTGCCATCTCTAGTTTGGATGGGGCAAATGACAGATATGTGCAATATGGACCTCCAAGTGCTATGACATATGAGGACTGTCAAAGTAAGAATACTGGTTAGTTGTCATCAAACAACCCTTCCACATGTGTCTTTTGTCTAATATATTGTTGGTTTAACCATTAGTAGTTTGAACTGGAGATGCAAACTTGAATGTGTTATATGTTGTTGTATATTAAGAGAATCTCATGGTAAGTCCAGCATGGGATAACATGTATTTTTTTGTTCAACATTTAGAGGGGTTGTAACCGTTGTATCGTTAGGTTGCATGCATCGTACTTAGCCAAGAACATGGATTATGTAATACATTAACTACACTATCTTAGTGCTAATGTTAATGAAGCTAATGTTGATTTAATAgattatttgaaaattaattttcaGGAATTAGATCGAAATTAGTTGTATTATAGTATGTGAGCTTGTGAGCCAGCTGTGATCGAAAATGActtctatatttaaaaataaaggtGGCCGCATTTTTGCAATTGAGTTTAAGcttgattcaatttatttatactaaaatATAATTGACAGCGCCACAATTTTTAAAGTTGTGTTGACCTTGCTTTTACACCCATAAAGCAATTTGTAAGGAATCAGCCATCAAAATGTCAATTGTGCTCATCTTTCACTGTATACATGCCAACAGTCAACCGTCTTTGTCGGAAGTGATACACAAAAAAGGGTTGTATTTGTACTTACCTTTTTAAGCACAAAACACCCTATTATGCGCTATCAGCAAAAAAAAACATGTCCATAGAGAGCACACATGGAATTATGGTTGCTGCactgtttagggtttagggtttagggtgtagGGTTATATGAGCACATATGTTGGTGCTCTTTGGTCTCATAGGGCACAAATAATTTATGGTGCACAGTGACCATATTTATTGTAGTGCCAATTttaattctttaaaaaaaaaatgagagtatCCTCATCTTTAAACGCTACTCAAATATGCTCTGGGGTTTAGGTCAATCAAATCTGCACAAAACTAAAGATGTAAGTAACTTCTTACAAGATATTAGGTAAAGTAGCTGCTTGGTATTGGACTAGCTAATAAGTAACTCAGCTGATAAACATGATTCCCAAACAGGTAACAAGGTACCAGATATTCGCTCAGCCAGGGGCGATGTGGAAAACAGCTACGACATTAACAAACCGGAAGTATGACAAATACGACTTCATTTGCAGACTTGAATGGAAGAAATCCAAATCTTGGCATCTCATATTCCATTAATTTAAGGGAAACCACAACTTCCCGTGCTGTAGGATAGTCACGATGCTCACAGTCCACAACCATATTCCCTGAAGCAGCATTAacacaaggaaaaattttacAATATTCCATAAGCTATAACACACCAAAAGTTCAAAAACTTTGGTTTATTAGAGAGCCAAACAAGGATGCAACGGAAACAGAatttttggtttattaattgcCTCACTCCCGTTCTCCTTCAAGTTAAAAGCTAGCGTTGATGAAATCTTAAGAAAATGCCTATGCATGATCTTATCTTGTCTACGAGTACGCTCCCTCTGGTTCTCTCGCCGACTGTAATCATCATATAATATGTCCTTGTCATGGAAGCAGAGGGTTCAGATTGCCCACAATGTGGCGGATGCTGTCAACTATCTCCACAACTTCTCCCAGCCTCCCTGCATCCACAACAACTTGAAGACCAGCAACATCCTCTTGGATGCCAACTTGAGGGCCAAGGTTTCCAATTTTACCTCGGCAAGAGCTGTCGACTTGGACAACCACCGCATTGATCAAGACTCGCAGCAAGAACAAGGACTCCAGCTCACCGGACATGTGGTGGGCACTCATGGCTATATGGCCCCAGAGTCCATCCAGAACGGAGTCAATACTCCCAAACTAGATGCCTTTGCTGTCGGGGTTGTCTTGTTGGACCTATTATCTGGAAGAAGCCGCGGCCGCTGCTGCTGCCGATGACATTGAGAAGAACAATGAAGAGGTATTGCTATCTGTATCCATAAATGAGGTGTTGGAAGGAGACCATGTGAGAGAGAGACTTCAAGGCTTCATGCATCCTTCCCTCTAGAGTGAGTACCCCTTGGACCTCGCATTTTCCATGGCCCAGTTGGCTCAATGCTGCGTTGCTCCTCATATCAACTCTCCCCCAACCATGGCTGAAGCCACCTCACTCTCTCCAAGATTCTTTTGTCTATGCTCGACTGGGATCCATCTGATTATGATCAACTCCAACTCCACCAGCATCTAAGTTTCgtggcaacaaaaaaaaaaaacactaaaattCCGAGCACCTACTGATTTTTGTTATTGTATTGCACTCCGCATAGTAGTGTTCATGCAAACGGCATTGCTCTATTATCTATGTCATTGTCAACACAACAGAGGGGTCCCAACTCTCATGAGCTGCTTAACCTTGAGGTATTGACCCGCTTATATTTTTAGAACAAATATAGAATCTATTAGCCAGAACCAAAAGTAGGATTTCAACATGTTTGCTTATTAGATTGGAACACGAAGAAATCAATAAGCGAGCAATTGCAACGCCAATCAAAGTTTTCAGAAATTGCATATCGTACAAGGAAAATAAACTATAAAGATGCAGAAACAACAAACACAAACGGAATTCCATAAAATTAAAAGAGCCAGATTATGATCTAAGGTCCGTACAATTCTATATCTAATTAGATGTTATGAAACAGTATTATATTCCTGTATGACTGAATCAATCTAAATTTGTAGCGACAAGCTACCAAAAATTTCCATAATTTACATATAAGCATGGTGGCATAATCTACCTAGTTAGAAAACCAGAGAGCTCTCAGGATGCAGGTGGCTCTCGATATGGTACGCAACCGAGAATAGAGTAGCTGACTAAAATTTTATATCAATGTTACACTGCATTAGGAGGCGTACTATATATGGTCCGGGATACGAAAAGCATATCTTGTCTCGGCCCTTTGCAACTCATTCCACAAACTTCTGCAAAACCTTCCAATATCTCATACAAGAAGGGTTTGTATGAATTGCTCGAAGAACCCATCTTTGCGGACTCTGACAAAACTCCACACTGGAAGATTGTGGACTAGCTTTTGACTGTTTTGCAAGCAAATGCATCTGGAAGAACAGCTCAGCAGGCCTCATTTCTGTACAAGATTTAAAAACATCGACACATCATGGAGTATACATCAAATAATACATATCACAAACAAAGGCAGGCAGCCAATCAGAGGGAAACAGGTACGCCATTAAGAAaatcttaggccatctccaatggaGAGGGATAAAGGTCCAAAAGCCAGAAAATGACATGATTAGCCCAAAAACTCATCTCCAACCCATGCCTAGGCTATAATTTTATGGAGCCCACCAAACAATTATTTGGCCAAAAGGCATCAGGCTGGCCAAATGTAGCCCCCTCTTAGCCCTCCAGCTCTTCAGTTgcaataattaattcaaattcaacgaCTATATTTGAAAACATTCAACAGTAGTTTAactaaattaaccaataaatttaaagtataaacttaaaactaataaattattgagggggctACATTTagccccttcggttggagatggtatatgAATACAGCCTcacactacaacaacaacaacaacaaagccttttcccactaagtggggtcgg of Malus sylvestris chromosome 6, drMalSylv7.2, whole genome shotgun sequence contains these proteins:
- the LOC126626722 gene encoding probable serine/threonine-protein kinase PBL28 codes for the protein MTEQFKAMSARVGINIDAFGWVLLNVLQLSNKGVEAHMLRSVWIKDVNGADRFQMCHPKTRTREIAISSLDGANDRYVQYGPPSAMTYEDCQSKNTGNKVPDIRSARGDVENSYDINKPERVQIAHNVADAVNYLHNFSQPPCIHNNLKTSNILLDANLRAKVSNFTSARAVDLDNHRIDQDSQQEQGLQLTGHVVGTHGYMAPESIQNGVNTPKLDAFAVGVVLLDLLSGRSRGRCCCR